CGACGAATACTTGATCGCCAACGCCGAGCGGTTTGAAGCCGAGCTGTGTGATTTGCTGCGCATTCCCAGCGTGAGTGCCGACAGCAAGCACAAGGCCGACGTGCGAAAGGCCGGCCAGTGGGTGCTAAAGCAGTTTGAATCGCTCGGCTTGAAGGCGGAAATGATCGAGACGGCCGGGCATCCGCTGGTGTATGCCCAGTCGCCGCCGGTGGCCGGGGCGCCGACGGTGTTGGTGTACGGCCATTACGACGTACAGCCGCCTGATCCGCTCGGCGAATGGCTTTCGCCGCCGTTTGAACCGACGCGCCGCAATGGCAATTTGTACGCCCGGGGCGCCACCGACGACAAAGGGCAAATGCTGACGCACGTGAAAAGTGCGGAAGCGTGGCTGAAAACCGCCGGCAAGCTGCCCGTGCAGTTAAAGTTTTTGATCGAGGGGGAAGAAGAAGTCGGCAGCGAGAACTTGTATCAATTCATCGAGGGCGCGAAAGAGAAACTTCGCTGCGACGTGGCGGTGATCAGCGATTGCAGCCAGTTCGGTCCCGGGCAGCCGGCTATCACTTACGGCCTGCGCGGCCTAACTTATTTCGAGTTGCGGCTGCAAGGCCCGAAGCAAGATTTGCACTCCGGCACGTTTGGCGGCGGCGTAGTGAACCCGGCAATTGCGCTGGCGAAAATAATGGCCACGCTAGTCGATTCGCACGGACGGATTACCGTGCCCGGGTTTTATGACGCCGTATTGCCGCTTACCGATCGGGAGCGCAAACAATTTGCCTCGTTGCCGTTCAACGAAGCGGAATTCATGAAGCAAATTGGCGTCAGTGCAGTCGGCGGCGAGGAAGGTTACACCACGCTGGAGCGGCGCTCGGCCCGGCCGACGTTCGACATCAATGGGCTGACCAGCGGCTACCAAGGCGAAGGAGCGAAAACGATTTTGCCGGCCAAGGCCAGCGCGAAATTCAGCTTCCGCCTGGTGCCGAATCAGGACCCCAAAAAAATCGGCCGCTCACTGGAAACGTATTTGCGAAAGCTGTGTCCAGCAGGCGTGACCATGGAATTGATTGATTTCAGCGGCGCGCCCGGCGTCGTGGTGCCGCTGGAAAGTCCCTATGTGGCTGCCGCCGAGCGGGCGATTGAACACGGCTTCGGCAAAGCGCCGGTTTTTATTCGCGAGGGCGGCTCCATCCCTGTCGTTTCTGACTTCCACGAAAAATTGGGAGTCGATACGCTACTGTTCGGCTGGGGTTTGGACGACGACAACACGCACAGTCCGAACGAAAAATTCTGCCTGGCCGATTTCCACCGCGGCATCAAATCCAGCGCCCGGCTGTGGCAGGAACTGGCGGCGGTTAAACCGAAATAATTTCTCGCGCAGAGACGCAGAGAACGCAGAATAAAATCACAGTGCACAAGGAAGTTGTTAATCAAAAGACCACAGATAAGCACGGATGAAAAGGATAAACACAGATTAAAAACACTGTAATTGTTGGCAGGCAGGTGGCAATTTCGGGTGTATTTTGAATCTGTCTTATTTTGTTCATCCGCGTACATCTGCGTTCATCTGTAGTCTTCTTGATCATCCACATCGTTTGATGTTGTTTTTTATATCGCTGATAAGAAAACGAAACTTTTAGCGTGAATTCAATATGCTCGATCGAAAGTTTGTGGTTGAAAATGCGGCGGGGGTGAAGGAGAACTGTGCGAAGCGCGGGGCGAAGGCCGACGTTGACCGCTTTCTGGCCCTTGAAGCTGAGCGGCGGAAGCTGCAAGCCAGCATCGAACAGCTCAACCAGCAAGCGAACGCGGTCAGCAAATCGATCGGCCAGGCGAAAGACCCGGCGGAGCGCGAAGCCCGGAAGGAAGAAGGCCGCCGGCTGCGGGACC
This genomic stretch from Pirellulales bacterium harbors:
- a CDS encoding dipeptidase translates to MPNLDEYLIANAERFEAELCDLLRIPSVSADSKHKADVRKAGQWVLKQFESLGLKAEMIETAGHPLVYAQSPPVAGAPTVLVYGHYDVQPPDPLGEWLSPPFEPTRRNGNLYARGATDDKGQMLTHVKSAEAWLKTAGKLPVQLKFLIEGEEEVGSENLYQFIEGAKEKLRCDVAVISDCSQFGPGQPAITYGLRGLTYFELRLQGPKQDLHSGTFGGGVVNPAIALAKIMATLVDSHGRITVPGFYDAVLPLTDRERKQFASLPFNEAEFMKQIGVSAVGGEEGYTTLERRSARPTFDINGLTSGYQGEGAKTILPAKASAKFSFRLVPNQDPKKIGRSLETYLRKLCPAGVTMELIDFSGAPGVVVPLESPYVAAAERAIEHGFGKAPVFIREGGSIPVVSDFHEKLGVDTLLFGWGLDDDNTHSPNEKFCLADFHRGIKSSARLWQELAAVKPK